A region of Campylobacter sp. RM16189 DNA encodes the following proteins:
- a CDS encoding cation:dicarboxylase symporter family transporter: MKSQKSKFKRIVTSLAFWVVLGIAAGIFVGVTFPDLGVASKPGIDWFIRALKALIGPIIFLTIVSGIIGLESMKDLGSIGLKGFIYFEIVSTIALAVGILFGEVLKPGHDMHLDWTTLDPGSIEKYTYIDKDVGSVWSILKSAVPSDPITPFLHSNTLQVLFMAIVTAITISFLKSDYKKKILKPLEFVQHYVLKLLTILMLFSPVAAFSAMAFLIGKFGIDSLLGMIELLLVMAAASLFFIFVVLGTICYFAKVNIFKFMRFIAKEVLVVFATSSSETALAPLMQKLEKAGIHRGAVGLIIPTGYSFNLDCTNIYLSLSVIFLAQAFGIPLTIEHLIQILVILMVTSKGAVGVTGSGFIVLAGTLAALPSAGIPVVTVAVLLGVDKFMSEMRAVGNLCGNAVGCLIISIWDKKVNMEQFRYALDHPEEFEFHA; the protein is encoded by the coding sequence TAGCAAACCGGGAATAGACTGGTTTATAAGGGCTTTAAAGGCTCTAATAGGGCCTATTATCTTCCTTACTATAGTATCTGGTATTATTGGTCTTGAAAGCATGAAGGATCTTGGCAGTATAGGACTAAAGGGCTTTATCTACTTTGAAATAGTAAGCACGATAGCTCTTGCTGTTGGAATTTTATTTGGAGAAGTATTAAAACCTGGACATGATATGCATTTGGATTGGACTACACTAGATCCAGGAAGCATAGAAAAATACACATATATAGATAAAGATGTTGGCTCCGTCTGGTCAATACTAAAAAGTGCGGTACCAAGCGATCCTATAACGCCTTTCTTGCATTCAAACACATTGCAAGTGCTTTTTATGGCGATAGTTACTGCGATTACTATTTCCTTTTTAAAGAGCGACTACAAAAAGAAAATTTTAAAACCGCTTGAGTTTGTTCAGCATTACGTATTAAAACTTCTTACCATACTAATGCTTTTTAGCCCTGTTGCTGCGTTTTCTGCAATGGCATTTTTGATAGGCAAATTTGGCATAGATTCACTTTTAGGAATGATAGAGCTTCTACTAGTAATGGCAGCAGCTAGCCTATTTTTTATTTTTGTGGTTCTTGGCACTATATGCTATTTTGCTAAGGTCAATATATTTAAATTTATGCGCTTTATAGCAAAAGAAGTTTTAGTAGTATTTGCGACAAGCTCGTCAGAAACGGCTCTGGCACCACTTATGCAAAAACTAGAAAAAGCGGGCATCCATAGAGGTGCAGTAGGGCTTATAATACCTACAGGATATTCTTTTAATCTTGATTGCACCAATATATACTTAAGCCTTAGCGTTATCTTTCTGGCTCAAGCTTTTGGCATACCTCTAACTATCGAGCACCTAATACAAATTTTAGTTATATTGATGGTTACAAGCAAGGGTGCAGTAGGAGTTACCGGATCTGGATTTATAGTTTTAGCAGGCACCCTAGCGGCCCTACCTAGTGCCGGAATACCTGTAGTTACGGTAGCGGTACTACTGGGAGTAGATAAATTTATGTCAGAGATGAGAGCGGTAGGAAATCTATGTGGTAATGCCGTTGGATGTCTAATCATATCAATTTGGGACAAGAAAGTAAATATGGAGCAATTTCGCTACGCATTAGATCATCCTGAAGAATTTGAATTTCATGCATAA